CAAGGGCATCCGGCAACTACGAATTTTACCGCACGCGTACTTTTGAACCATCTGCTACACGGAACGATCAGAAGGCGGCTGCGTCTTATTACTCACAGGAAAAAGTAAACCTGCTCAGTGAAACATTTTTACGCCTCTATCATACTTTCCCATCAAAGCATTCCTTTGACCTGGTACTTGGAAATACCATCAATACCAGTGAAAACAACAACATCTTCGGATCTGCGTTTGGCGGTCCCAGTGATGCCCAGCAGGTGATCCTCGGATATCCGCAGTCCAACCTGAAACTGGAAACACATAATATCAGGTACGGGTTATTGTCGTACTACTCCAGGCTTTCCTACAACTTCAACCGGAAATACCTGTTACAGGGTGTAGTTCGTGCAGATGGTTCTTCTAAATTCGGAAAAGACAATCAATGGGGTTATTTCCCCTCCATGTCTGCCGGATGGGTATTTACTGAGGAGAAATTCGTGCAGCGGAATGTAGGCCGCTGGCTCAATTTCGGAAAGCTCAGGGCCAGTATGGGTAAGTCAGGAACACAGTATGAAGATAACTACCTCGCCGTTGGTGCGTACCTGACGAAGAGCGGCGATAACGCTACGTATAACGGCACACCCTTGCTATCTCCCAACTATGGAGGCGGTAACGGTATTGCGTTGCCGAATCTGACCTGGCAAAACACCAAAGATCAGGGCGTAGCGTTGGAACTGGAATTTTTCAATAGCCGTTTAACTGCTACGTTGGAGTACTATAACAAAAATACAGATGGCTTCCTGTTCCCGGATGCGCTGAACAATACCAGCGGCTATGCCTCCCGCTATGTGAATAGTGGCGCCGTGCGTAACCATGGTTACGAAACAGCCATTACGGGTTATATAACCAAACCCGGTAAGAACTTTCAATATTCCGTCACTTTTATCGGCTCCATTAACCGTAATGAACTGACGAAACTTCCTGACTTCGGAAGAAGCGTTTCCAGGGCCAACTACGCAGTAGGGCAGCCTTATCTGCAGGTCGGACGCCCGCTGAATGGATTTTACCTGATGAAGTACCTGGGCGTATATCCTACAGATGAATCAGTACCTGTCAACAAATACACCGGCAAGCGGCTCTACCCCAATACGAGTGGTTTCACCTCGCAGGATCCGTACAGAGCCGGTGATATCATGCTGCTGGATGTGAATGGTGATGGAAAGATAGGAGTAGGGGATAATTCCGACAGGGTATATTGTGGCGATCCTAATCCGAAATTTACCGGCAGCTTCTCCCATTCTTTCAGTTACCGCTTCAGGAACAACGCTATTCTGCAACTGGATCTGTTCTTTAACTATTCTGTAGGAAACAAGGTATTTAATAAGGTACTGGCAGATCGTATCAAAGGCGTCAGCTGGACGGCCAGTGAGAATGTTAACTATCCTGGCGGACAAAAGAACCTGCTGGATGTGTCGGACCTGGATTTCTGGACGCCCCAGCATACCAATGCGAAATTTCCGGTACTGAATCCCTGGAGATATTATGGCTATTCGAGTTACGACTTTATCGGCAACTATGAAACAAATACAGATCTGTTCCTGGAAAATGGCAGCTTTATCCGCCTGAACAATGTGAATCTCAGTTACGATTTTTCCACGCAGCTGCTGAATCGCATCAATATCAGGAAACTCCGGGTATATGCCGGTATGAGCAATGTATTCATTCTTACAAAATACTCAGGGGTGGATCCGGAAAACGTAGATCCGTATGGGTATGACCTCGGGAATGGATATCCAATTCCATACAAATTTAACTGTGGTTTTAACTTTGAATTTTAGCAAGATGAAGATAACTGCCAAATGGAAAAATACAACGATCTGCGCGCTGCTGGCCGCTTGTACGTTATTGTTTTCCTGTAAGAAAATACTGAATCCTGATGTGATAGAGATGCCCACTGCTGAAAATGCGATTGCTAGTTCCGCAGATGTAGAAAAAGCAGTAGCTGCGGCATACTCGTTTCTGCGTGTAGTCGTTCCCGATAAAGTCTTCCTGATGGGAGATGTGCGGGCGAACGTATTTTCAAGCTATTCGCAAAACCAGAATGTCAGAACGGAAACATGGATAGCCACCAATGCGGCGGCGTCGTTGCTGAATAATGGTGGCGGCGACTGGAGCCAGTTCTATACGGTGATTGCGCAATGCAACCTCGTGTTAGAAAAGATCCCGCAAATCAGCAGCTATGATAACCAGCTGCGTAAACGCCATTTGGGCGAAGCCAGCTTTATCCGGGCGCTGACGTATTTCTACCTGGTTCGTTTCTGGGGTGATGTGCCAATGAATCTGAAAAGTGTGAATATTGAAAACCTGTCGAGAACTCCCCAGGCTGATGTATTCAGGCAAATTAATGCGGACCTGGATGTAGCCATTGCCAATTTGGAGCTGGATTACGGGGATGGCGACCGGTCAGTAAGGGCCACCAGAGGCGCTGCGTGGGCTATCAAGGCACACGTGCTCGGATGGTTGCAGGACTATGCAGGTTGCGAGAAACTGTGCGACAGTGTTATCTCAAAGGGCCCTTATAGCCTGGTAACGGATACTACGAACCTGATCAGCATTTTTGTGGGCAAGTCGAGAGAAGGGATCTTCGAATTGAATTTTGACGCCAGTCTGAGGGAAGTGCAGAAGAACCGCGTTTATAACAGAACCTTAGGCCGGCCCTGGTATAAAGATCAGTCGGACGGCGGCGGTGGCACCGATAAATTCATTCTCTCGCCTACACGCGTGCAGCTCAATACCATGTTTCCGC
The genomic region above belongs to Chitinophaga sp. 180180018-3 and contains:
- a CDS encoding SusC/RagA family TonB-linked outer membrane protein, translated to MIIQRGHRVGHWKRYACCLALALFHCIATAAAAFSQQVTLKVNGARLEQVLEAIRAQTGYSFVFDARFAKNALPVTVSLKDEPLSGALEQVFKGQPFTYEVNDKIVTVLSVQKTTAAATITLSGRILSPDNQPIIGASVVVQGSRQGASANENGNFTLAGVPEEANVLISSIGFNSLLLHVSNGAVSVAAREQRSQLVRSQPQNLLITLQPSSSQLQEVNITVGYGTQKRRETTAAISTIRGSQLQNKPSGSIEGLLQGLAPGLLVQNNSGMPGGRSMVQIRGLASFSNSANSNVVSTPLFIIDGVPLEQDVFNPSDPRQAITSVLAGFSPFDLESVDVLKDASATAIYGSRGANGVIIINTKRGKIGKPIVTLNTQYGLSYYPSLRKTLGGKAERDFKIALYNQYKSSKVGGGFTDMPIELTDSLNSFYNNSTDWQKLYFRDADLKNINLGISGATENASYRIGVDYYKEKGIVLGSGFSRFSLTYNGIFKPTSRLTITGRANLSQTDASQKRGDTYNAAVVGNNFSSSFRPGPNSGFFDAFLASYNKGVNIDLTRRALAQLELSYDVFKFLNITSRASGNYEFYRTRTFEPSATRNDQKAAASYYSQEKVNLLSETFLRLYHTFPSKHSFDLVLGNTINTSENNNIFGSAFGGPSDAQQVILGYPQSNLKLETHNIRYGLLSYYSRLSYNFNRKYLLQGVVRADGSSKFGKDNQWGYFPSMSAGWVFTEEKFVQRNVGRWLNFGKLRASMGKSGTQYEDNYLAVGAYLTKSGDNATYNGTPLLSPNYGGGNGIALPNLTWQNTKDQGVALELEFFNSRLTATLEYYNKNTDGFLFPDALNNTSGYASRYVNSGAVRNHGYETAITGYITKPGKNFQYSVTFIGSINRNELTKLPDFGRSVSRANYAVGQPYLQVGRPLNGFYLMKYLGVYPTDESVPVNKYTGKRLYPNTSGFTSQDPYRAGDIMLLDVNGDGKIGVGDNSDRVYCGDPNPKFTGSFSHSFSYRFRNNAILQLDLFFNYSVGNKVFNKVLADRIKGVSWTASENVNYPGGQKNLLDVSDLDFWTPQHTNAKFPVLNPWRYYGYSSYDFIGNYETNTDLFLENGSFIRLNNVNLSYDFSTQLLNRINIRKLRVYAGMSNVFILTKYSGVDPENVDPYGYDLGNGYPIPYKFNCGFNFEF
- a CDS encoding RagB/SusD family nutrient uptake outer membrane protein; translation: MKITAKWKNTTICALLAACTLLFSCKKILNPDVIEMPTAENAIASSADVEKAVAAAYSFLRVVVPDKVFLMGDVRANVFSSYSQNQNVRTETWIATNAAASLLNNGGGDWSQFYTVIAQCNLVLEKIPQISSYDNQLRKRHLGEASFIRALTYFYLVRFWGDVPMNLKSVNIENLSRTPQADVFRQINADLDVAIANLELDYGDGDRSVRATRGAAWAIKAHVLGWLQDYAGCEKLCDSVISKGPYSLVTDTTNLISIFVGKSREGIFELNFDASLREVQKNRVYNRTLGRPWYKDQSDGGGGTDKFILSPTRVQLNTMFPPSAKDARLFTWFIRETVLQGVADDRIYLGKYRSLQLKGDTSSQNINESNIIITRLPDIMLLRAEALASPAVGRPGEAIILLNKVRARAYAAPYNGGGNLADTILLERKKEMIGEGQYFFDLVRTRKLDKDSKITDGDWYQKGAWLLPIDQSVIAKSNFMITQNDYWK